The DNA sequence AGACATAATCACAGCATACCGTTAGTCATAGTAACAACACTTTACAAGGGAACCTGGAAACGCAGATGATTGTTTGTGTCTGTCCTATGCTTAAAATGCAAGACTTTGTTAGAATAAATTATATAATAGCAGAATAATAAATGATGTCTGTTTTGATGAAATGCATTTTGACAATATTCAGTGGGTGCAAGGGTAGGGCAGTTTGTAAGCATTTAATACCCAAGCGCATATTTTCCAGCCAACAGTGAATTACTACAATTATGAACATAAACATCATTGTTAACTGTCTTTTGCATGTGACCTCTCTGATGGCACGCTTTCAAAAGGATGCCATAACGTATTTTTTTGAGCCGCAATCCTGGGCACGATTTGATGGCAGATGTTCTCGTCTATATTTTCAATGCTATCCAGCTGCCAGTCTGCCTTTGACGCTTTAGAATGTCACCCTCTGACTCTAAACAAATACTTCCTCGACAAATATCTACTAAAACCACAAGTTACGTATTGATGCTTTTTTCTTTGACTTTTATGGCTTATTAGTCATCCGGGTCTGCCGTCTCATTTTCGTTTCCTGTGGTATGGAAAATACATTTAGAAGTGTCAATATGTAGCTTTTTTTGTCTATCATTAGGCCCCGGTTGTATGGTCGTGCATTGCAGTCAGAGTGATTACATcagtttttcaaattatttgcAGCTTTTGACAACACTAAAAAGTTGCTGCTGGGTGACATGATGTTCTAATTAGCACTTTTGTGACATCATAATCTGTGTCAGCCCTTTCACACACGCCTGCTTGTGACATGCTCATCAACCATGCTTTTATACAAATACAGGTACTTTTTCATTGCAGTAATTATAGTGAAAATAGCAGCATTAGTCCATACATTTAGTACCTGGGCCTTCAAAGAGGACTCATCTGAAGCAATCCATCTCTTAACACCATCACTACTATATGTTGCAACCATCAAAACCAtcaataatatacaaaacagtttaaaaataatatttatctAATAAGATGCAATAAACATAAAATATTGAAATGAAATACCTTATACTGACCAGAGATGCTGATTATGAAATGTATTAATATATGCTGATTGCTAAAGACATGTTTTATAATTTGTTTTGCTCTGACCAACCAATCAGAAGGCAAAAGAATATTTTCCTAACAGTCacaattttattatttactCAAATATCAAATTATGTGATGAGATaagtgacacccccccccccttaaaaaaaaaataaaaagaacaaacaaagaaataaaTTTAAATTGTAGGGCAAGCAAAGGTTGAACGAATGTATCAAATAATATAGCCTGGTTTATGATGtatatcaggggtcaccaatttTACTGAAGCTGACTCTTTTTTTGCATACTGATGCAAAGCGCTATCAGTTTGATCATATTTCTGAAACAATAAGTTTCCTTAAATTAATCATTAGTTTTTTTAATCGTTTATCTGTCCCAATGATCATGGGAATGACtgtgggtcctaggtgagggaccAGACAAAGCACGACTCAGATTTGGACAATCCACCAGCAGTAAGGGTCAAGCTCAGGAAGCGGTATGATTTGGTTTTTGTGGCCTGTGGGGCTCCAGAGGCATCTGATGGGTAGCAGCTGGTGAAGCGGAATGCCACTTTGGCTGTCACAAAGATAAATACTCAGGCACGGGATGAGTTaaggctttgaggaaattctggtacATCGTCCAGCTTCCCTGAAGTGGGAATCACTGCACCATCAATACTCTGTATAACGGGAATGGAGCGCTGCCAACTTGGCTTGAGTCGGTAGGGAGATGACTTCAAATTCCACTGACACACCTTCCTATAGTCACGACCTGTGGGTCATGACTGaatgaacatttttttaatgtaactcTTCTATAGTTCTTTTaatgtgtacctattgaagggtTTGTTGACTCTGCATGTGCTTTATATTCCCCCAAAGTCAGAACACATTTGTTCTCGAAATGTGTCAACTCTTGCATCAAATAATATCTCAAGGCAATATTTCAATTTTAGACCTTTGCCAAGCGACTGAATATCacttgagggcttgacactcaaATGCCACAATGATTAGACATTCCAGGACAGAGAACTACTCCTTCATATTTTAATGCTTGGATGTTTTATTGACATAATTGTAAAGATTAATAGCTTACAGTGAGAACAAGCTTGGGTGACCCACAATAAATTGCACAATGAAAGTGTCCATTAAAACATTTACGGATGCTGGACAATCTGTTCAAGCCAGGTGGTCTAATAAATTTACTAAGAAGTGTAGCTAGACAGTTTACACGTGCGTCACAGGTGAGGCGCATTTACAGGACATTGGTGCTGCACGTGCTTGTGCACATTGCATTAATAATTGAAACAAgtcacacgcacacaagcaAGTCCAAACTTGCGGGGTGCAAGGAGGATGTCGGCTGTCTGTGACCTGTGCTCACGCTTGTGCGCGCCAGTGTACCTTACACAAAGTGCTTTCTTAGAGGAAGTCAGCCATAGTCATTAATTACGCAGCAAccaaatgaaaagatgaaagAGCCAGTGACTGTTTGCATCTGCAGAGTGCACAAAAGATGAGACCGGAGCCTTGGAATGAAACAAAATCTGGTTTTGAAAGCTTTTTGCTTTATTATGCATGTTGGTCATTTCCTTCTGCTGGCGTCAACCCTGTCGTGATGCGCTATCTGTTTGAACATCTTGTACAAGAAAGATCCTGTATTCATCAAATCCTTTGCCATCTTCATCCCTCCTCCACTCAACCACCACCTATCTCTGTCGTTTTCCCTTGCACAGGCTGCAATCAAGGTCCCTTCAGCCACCCGCATGCTAAATTGTACACGTAATTATGGACTTGAGCAAATGGGGCTGTGTCACCTGAACACTGAGGAAATGCAGACTTAAGCCACTGTAATTTGCTCGTCCTCTGCGACTACGATGATAAGGTAAAGAAGTGATGCATTTTATACACAGTAGATACCCTGCTGCAAATGAAGTTGACTCTTCTTGAGTAACGACAGCTTTGATTGATTGAAGTGATTGACTCCAGCAAAGTTTCCTTTGCTAGCCTAAACATATCAGGAGCTGATTTACCACCTAAATAACAATGTAATATTTGTTCCATGAAATTCTTTGAATTGACCCCTAACATAGTATCTTCCCCTTGGGGTGGAGGAAAAACATTTCGGCATTATTGGCAAATATTGAACCTCTGTTTCGTTGACTTGGATGTCCCTTACAATGACAGAGACAGGATGCCCTGTCCTGACATTTCATCAAGAGCAGAATATCACTATTTTATCTCCAAGTTTTTGTAATGTAAAAAATGTGTCTTTACAACATAAAAGTGGAAAACACTACCAGTTCATCGTTGCTAGTCCCACGATGCAAACATTCCCATGTCATGTCAGTCCATGTCAGTcattgtcttgctcaaggaatatatttttttaaatcaactttGATGTGAACAATAGCTGCAGCAATTGATGAAAAGTTATAGGTGCATTAGGTACTGTTCCAAGAGTCGCAATGAGTTGGACTTGATGATGTATTGCCCACCCTGTTTCAGAACATCCCCCGGTGCTATTGATCAAAAACAATCCCTGATGAATTAATGTTGAGGCTTTCTGTGCTGGATCCCATTCCTGACGTCAGCCCCATTACTCTTTCAATTTGGATCGCCTCAGGTGCCTTTTGCCACGCATAACAAATACGGTCATTTCCTCATTAATTCAAATCCAGTCTCAGGTTGAGCAAGTATTGAGCATCAGGAGGCTCACACCGTGACTTAGGTGTCAGACAGCAATGATGAGAAGTGTCGCCCAGGTGCGGCGCTGGCCTCGGATTCCTCCATTATGTTGCTTTGCCACCATTACTCCTCAAACTGCTTATCATTCAGGGCCAACACAAGACTTTTAAATGGGAAAGACCACAATGGACAAGTACTCTACAAACACGTGAGAGGTAGATTTATAAAGCAGATATCATTGTTATAAAATTAGACATGAATTGCGACAGACCATGATTCAATAACTCTGATGGGGGTATGGTTTATTTCAAGTATAATTAATGGGGGACATTTTCTGATCTATTAGGCTGGAGAAAAATGGTATTAACATGAAACATGGATTTCCAATATAAGCAATGGTGTTGACGGAAGTGAGGAGTTCCCATGCCATTAATTCACAGCAGCCGTCACCTATGGTGCGCTGACATTTAGGATCCCAGTGGTCACCCTCGTTTTAaatgtgtctatgtgtgtgcgtgtgtgtgtgtgcgcgtgcatgcatgtgtgtgtgcatttgagcACAAGCATGTCTGTGTTGCGCATTGTCGCGGCCTGACCATTTAACGAAATGGGATTTCATGTTGTTACAGCAACTTCAATCAGATGTATTGCCATGCCACAAGGGCCCAATTGTCCTGAAAATAGTCTTAAGCAGGCCATTGCAGGATCCTCATCAGCTGCCGTGGCAACAAATCTATTATAGGTGCAAAGGCTAGGCCACATGACGACTGTTCTAGTACTAGGGTGCGTGATTAGACAGCCGTATTGTACACATTGCGCAGGACTTTGCAGTGCTTCAAAAGCAGCTTTTGGTGGCTTTTTACTCCCCCTCTGTACTCTTATTTCTTTAATGACTCTGTTTAGATGAGTCAGAACAGAAACAAAACCAAATCTAGCACAATCTAATGAACGGAGCAATGTCCAAGCTTTATCAGCATGGCTACAACCCATTCTGACAAATAGAACAAACAAATAATACCTGCAAGATATTGTGTTTCAATTTATGTACCAGCAAAACAAGTAGGAAAACAATATATAGTTGACAGGACGTTTGCTTAAATGACATGCAACGCAAGCTAATTTCAAATGACCACAACAGCTTGAGATGTTTATACTTTATTTCATGTGTATATTTTATTCAAATGGTACGGGTcgtatgtgtttttgtgtgtgttgaatGTTAGGACCGTAATTAGTCATATTGAAACTCTATTAGACCAACACCTACCAACTTAAGCTTCTCAATATAtcaaatatagtcatttaattcAGTGCATGAACAAGAAAACAATGTTTTAGTTACTTCATGTGTTTATTTGATAATTTCTGACTTAAGTTTGAATTTGAGGGGATTCAGTTATTCCCGCAAGGTCAACATTCCTGTTGCAGCAACAACAGGTCATCCAGGTGCATTTTTTTGTAACATTTTGACCATAACACATTGCACTTTTTAGAAATGTCATtattcataaaaataaaaaatttaaaaatcttGACAACCTGTTCTTTACTCTGTGTGCTTAAGGCCACAGACCTGCAAATTGGCATCCAAATTGGAACAGGGTCACCATACGTGCCTAGCATTTAAGATGCCTGTTCCTCATGTGGGAGGCAGCTCATTTTCTGGGGGCCGAGCTCTAGCGGCGAAAGAGCACTCAGGGCCCTGTCATGATCAGCTTAGCTTAGCGAGGGCATTGTGCACTTGAATAAGCCATCAGCCGTCATTTTGCtcagctgggaaaaaaaaaaaaaccaagctcTCCATTCCCATCACCAAAGCCAAACAAGAAGAGAACTGTCAAAGCGAAATACATCATAGGTACTTCAGCACGGTGTGGGAGAATGCAGAGAGCTTTCAGTCCGAGCTATTCTTGATGACATGACCGTGAAATGCTCTCCGCTAAATGGAGGTGGAGAGTAATCGTCggccaaaagtcaccaaataacTGCGCTACTGTTACACAAAAATACACACCCTTTACTTGCACTACTAATGGCCCTTCTTCAATGATGAATTTCTATTTGTGTTGTACTCCACATCGACTCAGTGTTAAGCACAGAACCCatccaaaattttgaaaatgaaCTAAGTGACAGAGATAGATAACAGCGCTATGGGCATGGCATCCTGGACACTGGTTGATAAAATAAATTTAActtaatttaaattaattacAGCAAGTGGGCAGACAACAATGTGAAATGCAGTGGTGGCTGAACTTCAGCCAAGTTTAggaatctgtttttatttttctgaggACTTTTTATGATTACTGCGGACACAATGCAAAAAGTACATAAATAGCGAGAGTCAACCATGGTTGAGATCCTCATTGATTGAGGTCTGGGGATCTTGTAAGGCAGAAACAACAGGGACACCAGCATCAGAGAGGACTCGAACAAGGGAGAATTAACAATGACAGCAACCAAAGGAGCAAGCCATTTCTCAATTGGCCTGGAGAATTGTATAATGCTGGCTAGATGCAACAATTCGTTGCACATCCGTTGTCTTGTATTAGCCTAAACAACGTGAGCTTCTGGTCTTCAAAATTCACCGtctaatctgaaaaaaaattgttgttgttttttgcagtTATCATTGAGACAAGGATTTTGCAGCACCTTCTCatatgaccaaaaaaaatatatattttttgcagttATCATTGACACAACAAGGATTTTGTCGAAGCATCtaatctgacaaaaaaaaaaatgctttttgcaGTTTTCATTAACGCAACAAGGATTTTGTAgcaacaaaaggtgcaataaccGACCATGATTCTAATTGATTCTACATCTAATTGATTGTAGTTAAGGTAAGACATTTTaaactaaaaagaaaaaggtaGAAGCTAAAGTTTTGAGTCCAACTGGAAGTCATTTGCTGCAGTCAACACTATCAAGGAACGAAAGTTTTAAGTTTTAAGTGGAAAGCCTGGTTCACATGATAGGATTATCGACCAGATTCTAGCCCCAAATTTCCCTTCCCGACAATTGGCTCCGATTCTAGTAATGGCTCCAAATTGGCACGCACATATTTCAGATGATCATCCGTTCCTGATACTTTGTAGCATTCCTGTGCAATTTCACTGCAAACATAGAACGATTCACTCTTTAAAACAATGACCTAATGTTTTGGTTTAAAAGTtttgaagatgttttttttccccgttaGGATTGCCAATAACGCTTTTCAAGCTGCCATGTCCTGTCTGCTGCTTTAAGATCAAAAGGAtggcaaacaaaatgtttggctTTCAGGCATCTTCTTTGATGTTACTCCTGCGCACGCTCATTTGTGCTCCGTTGAATGAAGCTCTGCAGTGACCAGCACCTCAAATTGTATCGTTTGTAGAATCTCAAGGATCAGGTTGCTCTTTTTGAGTGTCTTTGTCAAGAGGCCATAactgattattttttgtttgcccATTTTGTTAACATTGCATGGCCAGGCAGATGCAGCGATGAGTATTAGAAGGTGTTTCCAAACGTTTGACTGGTTCTGTATATATAATTGCTTCACATCCGCTTCGGCTCAACATCTCCTAGATTATAAACTCCATTTCTAAAAGAATCTTTATTTAGTAATGATATCGCCGCTTTGATTCAACACCGCAACTCCCACGTGTTTGCGATCAATTCAATTTGCTATGATCTGATGGATGCCACTTTGTGAAAGAATAATAATCCCACAGATGCCTTGATCCACGCAACAGTCAAAGGATGCAATTACATGGCTTTGAGCACTTACTCATCATCTTGAGACTTAGATTTTGCAAGATGGGTCATTAAAGAGATTTTCTTGCGAGCCCAAACTACACAAAGCGAAGAATTAGATCACTCCAAACTTTAATGTTCTAGTCATGATTCAGTCAGTGCTGTGAACAATGTTAACTAACCTTTGCACCTGTGAAACGAACACATTTCTGACTCATTATCTCTTATTCATCCTGTTCTGGACAGTGAGAAAGTGATCCAGTAGTGTAACGCCTTTCTTGCTTGGcagcaaattcaaaataaatgaaatagaaataaatgaataaataaacattttaaaaaagcgTACATTTTGTGTCTCTCTCTCACGGTCATGAGATTCTGTGTTCAAATCTTGACTCAGATGATGCAGTGGCGTCGGCATATATTGCTATTCCAGCTTCCTCTCAcgttccaaacacacacacacacacacacacatatatatatatatatatatatatatatatatatatatatatatatatatatatatatatatatatatatatatatatatatatatatatatatatatatttatttatttatttattttatttttttaaggcgTAAACTTTCACTTATTCAATTATTTAGTATTTAGACAGACTAGTACAAATCATGACCGACAATCACTGACTATATTAGCTACGGTATATCTGCACAACcagatctatttatttatttacttatttatttatctattttttatttaatttttaggtGGCGCAAACTTTAACCACAGTAATAAACTTTTAAATTCAATATAGATTAAATTAGTAATCCTGTACAATCAATTATACAACAAATGAATCTTTCTTGGAACAGAATAACAAAAATGCCAGATGGTTTTATTCTGCAGAATGATTCCACTTAAAGTGCTCGTGTGTTTATTAAATGTTCATTGTATAACGAGGAACAAGATTGGCCATTTACACACAACATATTGAGTCATAAATCAACATTAAGATGTTTTGCCAGCAAATCGTGTACATGAGAAATGAGCTTGTAGGACAGTGTGTCTGATGAAGCACTAATAGCAAGGTGATGGGGCagaaactttcttttttttatctttcttgACAGCGGGAATTCAAATGTGACGGCATTCCGTAAACTGGAAAATGAATTCTTCTCTTCAGGCTTAATTGGCCGTGAATAATTAAGGAGTGCTGTCAGGATTGGATGGTAGTTACAAGGGATCTGCATTGATGACATAATGACAATAAATCCAAAGATTCCTTGTTGTTTGCTAAAGGATGATTATCTTTTACATCTGCAATCTGGGCATGTTTTGATTTCATGAAATTAGTCAGATAGATCACATTTGGTGATACTgacacaatctctttgtcttttGCTTGATTATTAATATGCAGCTCTGGGGAAAAAATGAAGAGCCTAGAAAACATTaaggttttgtgtgtgtgtgtgtgggggggtgtatTTGAACCATTCATCTTCTGAAAACAAATGCTCTAAAATAACAAGATTGGGAGTGATTTCAAAAATGGAGTTTTTACTCAAACATGTACAGTACCTCTAAATAGTGCTTAATGTATTTGCAGAactgtatatatattttcttgAGTACTTCTAAATGGTTTTGCTTTGCTTGTTTATGACCCCAGCTTTTTACGACAGTCTCACAATTATAAGCCACAATAAAGCCCAAGTCTTGCATTTTGCCAATcaacacttctattttctaagCAGGTGGAAAGacagatgtatttattttaccaTGTCCAAATATTACAAGATTTATTCAGAActctaaaaagaaaataaacacattgttAAATACATACATAGTATACACAAATAAATAGGTACATAAATACAGTACACGTGTTAATAAGAGACAGTGTGTCCCGTGAAGTCCATCAATGCTGCGTGTCTGACAAGTGGAGATGATGTGCCACTACAGTTCATGAGGGGCTGGCAGTGGGTTGgcctgattcttttttttttttttttgttagcagGAGGTGAAAGTTTTCCAGAAGAAGTTTTTACAGGGTGCCTTGCGGTCACGCTGAGGCAGCGATAGCCTGTTGTAGACAGCCCTCTCCTCCAGCCGCGACTCCAGcggctcctccagctcctcggGTGACGTCTCTTCTGGGAGCACGTTGGTGTCCAATGCCCCCTCTAGCAAGCTGGACACCAGTTTCAGGATCAGTTCTTTGCGCTGTTTGCTTAGGTCCAGTCCCTATAGGAACAGAGTAGCACCCCATAGTTACAGATACTTTCATTTTCCATTTATCGATCACTGTCTGTCTATCCATATTGGACATGGTA is a window from the Syngnathus scovelli strain Florida chromosome 2, RoL_Ssco_1.2, whole genome shotgun sequence genome containing:
- the sst7 gene encoding cortistatin, whose protein sequence is MQILVVLAAFMGVLLSVRAAAVLPVEDRSPMQGLNRGLDLSKQRKELILKLVSSLLEGALDTNVLPEETSPEELEEPLESRLEERAVYNRLSLPQRDRKAPCKNFFWKTFTSC